A genome region from Clupea harengus chromosome 7, Ch_v2.0.2, whole genome shotgun sequence includes the following:
- the lrrc2 gene encoding leucine-rich repeat-containing protein 2 isoform X2, with amino-acid sequence MKLEIRRDTPVYDLSLIRGMWETRVKKQKVRQRREQERLTQSALQRVNQQWQFRIACRKMKSSEMVELQHYLERTSLREVTIEPYLTPTEGQDTGDSGLDVEEKRFIFELTGDQWKEVPATLFEMTYLREWHINATRILKIPEFIAMFQELSVLDIPKNCIDELPAEIGKLTQLRELNASYNKLSTIPPELGDCENLERLELTSNVNLMELPFELSNLKKLVHLDLAENKFIGVPICVLRMSSLQWLDMSNNGLKDLPQDIDRLEELTTLFIHKNKLTYLPMSLANITTINMIVVTGDDLTRLPARLGNDPAIKFIRLYENPIGQETPEQEGAEGEGEREGERRLSDDREFLHTYIDSLKERDTAPLYTRKVSLSCLL; translated from the exons ATGAAGTTGGAAATCAGGCGAGACACTCCGGTGTACGACCTGTCTCTGATCCGAGGCATGTGGGAGACCCGTGTGAAGAAGCAGAAAGTGAGGCagaggagggagcaggagcGCCTCACACAGAGTGCACtgcagag GGTGAACCAGCAGTGGCAATTTCGCATAGCCTGCAGGAAGATGAAGAGCAGTGAGATGGTGGAGCTGCAACACTACCTGGAGAGGACGTCGCTGAGAGAGGTCACCATTGAACCATACCTCACGCCCACTGAGGGGCAAGACacag GAGATTCTGGGCTGGATGTTGAAGAGAAAAGGTTCATTTTTGAGCTGACTGGAGACCAATGGAAG GAAGTCCCTGCCACCCTGTTTGAGATGACCTATCTTCGAGAATGGCACATCAATGCAACAAGGATTCTAAAGATTCCAGAATTCATTGCAATGTTCCAGGAACTAAGCGTTCTGGACATACCCAAAAATTGTATTGACGAGTTACCAGCTGAAATAG GTAAACTGACACAGCTGAGAGAACTGAACGCAAGTTATAATAAACTATCAACCATCCCACCAGAGCTGGGGGACTGTGAGAATCTGGAAAGACTCGAGCTGACTTCAAATGTCAATCTCATGGAATTGCCATTTGAG CTAAGCAACCTAAAGAAACTTGTGCACCTGGATTTAGCTGAAAACAAATTCATTGGCGTACCCATCTGTGTTCTGCGCATGTCAAGCCTACAGTGGCTGGACATGAGTAACAACGGCCTGAAAGATCTCCCACAAGACATTGACAG GCTTGAGGAGCTGACCACACTGTTCATTCACAAGAACAAACTAACATACCTGCCCATGTCTTTGGCAAACATAACAACCATCAACATGATAGTTGTCACCGGAGATGATTTAACCAGGCTTCCTGCAAGGCTGGGGAACGATCCAGCCATAAA GTTTATTCGATTATATGAAAACCCCATTGGCCAAGAGACACCcgaacaggagggggctgagggagagggagagcgagagggcgAGCGAAGGCTTTCAGATGACAGGGAGTTCCTGCACACCTACATCGACAGCCTCAAAGAAAGAG ACACAGCCCCATTATACACCAGAAAAGTTTCCCTGAGTTGCCTTCTGTGA
- the lrrc2 gene encoding leucine-rich repeat-containing protein 2 isoform X1: MKFGMDTAVHGSASMIRSMWESRAEKPRQTEDAMKLEIRRDTPVYDLSLIRGMWETRVKKQKVRQRREQERLTQSALQRVNQQWQFRIACRKMKSSEMVELQHYLERTSLREVTIEPYLTPTEGQDTGDSGLDVEEKRFIFELTGDQWKEVPATLFEMTYLREWHINATRILKIPEFIAMFQELSVLDIPKNCIDELPAEIGKLTQLRELNASYNKLSTIPPELGDCENLERLELTSNVNLMELPFELSNLKKLVHLDLAENKFIGVPICVLRMSSLQWLDMSNNGLKDLPQDIDRLEELTTLFIHKNKLTYLPMSLANITTINMIVVTGDDLTRLPARLGNDPAIKFIRLYENPIGQETPEQEGAEGEGEREGERRLSDDREFLHTYIDSLKERDTAPLYTRKVSLSCLL; encoded by the exons ATGAAGTTCGGAATGGACACTGCAGTGCATGGCAGCGCCTCTATGATCCGAAGCATGTGGGAGAGTCGTGCGGAGAAGCCCAGACAAA CTGAAGACGCGATGAAGTTGGAAATCAGGCGAGACACTCCGGTGTACGACCTGTCTCTGATCCGAGGCATGTGGGAGACCCGTGTGAAGAAGCAGAAAGTGAGGCagaggagggagcaggagcGCCTCACACAGAGTGCACtgcagag GGTGAACCAGCAGTGGCAATTTCGCATAGCCTGCAGGAAGATGAAGAGCAGTGAGATGGTGGAGCTGCAACACTACCTGGAGAGGACGTCGCTGAGAGAGGTCACCATTGAACCATACCTCACGCCCACTGAGGGGCAAGACacag GAGATTCTGGGCTGGATGTTGAAGAGAAAAGGTTCATTTTTGAGCTGACTGGAGACCAATGGAAG GAAGTCCCTGCCACCCTGTTTGAGATGACCTATCTTCGAGAATGGCACATCAATGCAACAAGGATTCTAAAGATTCCAGAATTCATTGCAATGTTCCAGGAACTAAGCGTTCTGGACATACCCAAAAATTGTATTGACGAGTTACCAGCTGAAATAG GTAAACTGACACAGCTGAGAGAACTGAACGCAAGTTATAATAAACTATCAACCATCCCACCAGAGCTGGGGGACTGTGAGAATCTGGAAAGACTCGAGCTGACTTCAAATGTCAATCTCATGGAATTGCCATTTGAG CTAAGCAACCTAAAGAAACTTGTGCACCTGGATTTAGCTGAAAACAAATTCATTGGCGTACCCATCTGTGTTCTGCGCATGTCAAGCCTACAGTGGCTGGACATGAGTAACAACGGCCTGAAAGATCTCCCACAAGACATTGACAG GCTTGAGGAGCTGACCACACTGTTCATTCACAAGAACAAACTAACATACCTGCCCATGTCTTTGGCAAACATAACAACCATCAACATGATAGTTGTCACCGGAGATGATTTAACCAGGCTTCCTGCAAGGCTGGGGAACGATCCAGCCATAAA GTTTATTCGATTATATGAAAACCCCATTGGCCAAGAGACACCcgaacaggagggggctgagggagagggagagcgagagggcgAGCGAAGGCTTTCAGATGACAGGGAGTTCCTGCACACCTACATCGACAGCCTCAAAGAAAGAG ACACAGCCCCATTATACACCAGAAAAGTTTCCCTGAGTTGCCTTCTGTGA
- the mfsd14bb gene encoding hippocampus abundant transcript-like protein 1, which yields MPVKIIKDITMARTIGRAKVTHAVIVIFLEFFAWGLLTTPMLTVLHETFPTHTFLMNGLIQGVKGLLSFMSAPLIGALSDVWGRKSFLLLTVFFTCAPIPLMRISPRWYFALISLSGLFSVTFSVIFAYVADITEEHERSTAYGLVSATFAASLVTSPAIGAYLSATYGDSVVVLVATIIAVLDIGFVLLVVPESLPEKRRISSFGSPISWEQADPFASLRKVGKDTTVLLICVTVFLSYLPEAGQYSSFFLYLRQVIDFDSATIAGFIAMVGILSIIAQTVFLSVLMRNIGNKNTVLLGLCFQLFQLAWYGFGSDKWMMWAAGTVAAMSSISFPAVSALVSNCTDPAQQGAVQGMVTGIRGLCNGLGPAFFGLIFFLFNVELNEIDPTGQSSVPKDPSERPVIPGPPFLFGACSVVLALLVAVFIPQQPSVVVKTCSTSASASATSLQLHVPSTPSDDDIEPLLQDSSM from the exons ATGCCAGTCAAAATCATTAAAGACATAACAATG GCAAGGACCATTGGGCGGGCGAAGGTGACCCATGCAGTAATCGTCATATTCCTGGAGTTTTTTGCCTGGGGGCTCTTGACGACACCCATGCTGACG gtgCTCCATGAGACCTTCcctacacacacctttctcatgAACGGACTAATACAGGGCGTCAAG GGCCTGCTGTCATTCATGAGCGCTCCTCTGATTGGTGCGCTGTCAGACGTGTGGGGCAGGAAGTCCTTCCTCCTGCTGACGGTGTTCTTCACATGTGCACCCATCCCTCTGATGCGCATCAGCCCCAG GTGGTACTTTGCACTGATCTCTCTATCAGGACTGTTCTCGGTCACCTTCTCTGTGATCTTTGCGTACGTGGCGGACATCACCGAGGAGCACGAGAGGAGCACAGCATACGGCCTG GTGTCTGCAACCTTTGCAGCAAGTCTGGTGACCAGCCCAGCGATCGGGGCTTACCTGTCGGCCACGTATGGCGACAGCGTGGTGGTTCTCGTGGCGACCATCATCGCGGTGCTGGACATTGGCtttgtgctgctggtggtccCCGAGTCGCTGCCTGAGAAGAGGCGCATCTCCTCCTTCGGCTCCCCCATCTCCTGGGAGCAGGCCGACCCCTTTGCT TCCCTCCGGAAGGTGGGGAAGGACACCACTGTGTTGCTCATCTGTGTGACGGTGTTCCTGTCCTACCTGCCCGAGGCTGGCCAGTACTCCAGCTTCTTCCTCTACCTGAGACAG GTCATTGACTTTGACTCAGCCACCATAGCTGGTTTCATAGCCATGGTGGGGATCCTGTCCATCATAGCTCAG ACTGTGTTCCTGAGTGTTCTGATGCGGAACATTGGGAACAAGAACACCGTGCTGTTAGGGCTCTGCTTCCAACTCTTCCAGCTGGCCTGGTACGGCTTCGGCTCAGACAAATG gATGATGTGGGCAGCGGGCACAGTGGCTGCCATGTCCAGCATATCCTTCCCAGCGGTCAGCGCCCTCGTCTCAAACTGCACAGACCCTGCTCAACAAG gtgCGGTGCAGGGCATGGTCACAGGTATCCGAGGGCTGTGCAATGGCCTCGGCCCCGCTTTCTTTGGCTTAATCTTCTTCCTGTTTAATGTGGAGCTCAATGAGATCGACCCTACAGGCCAGAGCAGCGTACCCAAAGACCCCAGTGAG AGGCCCGTGATCCCCGGGCCCCCGTTCCTGTTCGGCGCGTGCTCAGTGGTGCTGGCGCTCCTGGTGGCCGTGTTCATCCCGCAGCAGCCCAGCGTGGTCGTGAAGACGTGCTccacctccgcctccgcctccgccaccAGCCTGCAGCTCCAcgtcccctccacccccagcgACGACGACATCGAGCCGCTGCTGCAGGACAGCAGCATGTGA